The proteins below come from a single Pseudomonadota bacterium genomic window:
- the queD gene encoding 6-carboxytetrahydropterin synthase QueD, with product MYEIFRERVFSASHQLRDYQGKCERLHGHNWRVRVHLAAAELDEHGMVLDFHALDAIMTEAIAPFDHRHLNEVEPFVDTNPSSENLARAIFARVEASLPAGRVRVSRCDVWENDRSRARYAPPSG from the coding sequence ATGTACGAGATATTCAGGGAGCGCGTTTTTTCGGCGTCGCACCAGCTCCGCGACTACCAGGGCAAGTGCGAGCGCCTGCACGGCCACAACTGGCGCGTCCGTGTCCACCTGGCCGCGGCGGAGCTCGACGAGCACGGGATGGTGCTCGATTTTCACGCGCTCGACGCGATCATGACAGAGGCGATCGCGCCGTTCGATCACCGCCACCTCAACGAGGTCGAGCCGTTCGTCGACACCAACCCCTCGTCCGAGAACCTCGCCCGCGCCATCTTCGCACGGGTCGAGGCCTCGCTCCCCGCGGGGAGGGTACGCGTCTCGCGCTGCGACGTCTGGGAGAACGACCGCTCTCGGGCGCGCTACGCGCCGCCGAGCGGGTAG